GCCATCGATGCGGACGCGTTCTCGCGGGGACCGCGAGCGGGGTCGATCAGGACGGGGCGGGCGCCGCCGGAGGCGACCTGGAGACCGTAGAGGCCGCCGCGTTCGTCGCCGAGCTGGGAGCCGCACCAGGGCATGGCCATCGCGAAGTCCTTCGCGAGGAGGATCTGCGCGTAGCCGACCATGACGCGGGGGGTGCGGCAGCCGGGCAGCATCGCCTGCCAGAGGCTGGTCTGCTCGCCGGCGGGTCGGGAGAAGGTGTAGTCGGTGGAGCCGAAGTCGCTGGCGAGGGCGGCGGCGCGGTCCATCGCGTCCTGGGGGCTGTCGCCCCACACGGCGAGGGTGACCATGGCGCGGATCTCGACCTCGCGCCGGTTGGCGGTGATCCGCTCGTGGTACTCCTCGTTGTCGGCCTGGTTGCGGGCGACGGCGGCGGGCGGGCCGGCCGGGTCGCCCTCGTACTCGGCGGCCTGCGCCTTCAGGTGCCGGGCCCGCTTGCGGATCTTCGGCTCGGCCTTCGCGCCGGGGACGACGACGAGCCGGGCGGTCCAGTCGACGGGGTAGGCCAGGTCGTCAAGCTGCTGGAGGTAGGCGGCCCCCGGCAGGGCGAATGCCTCGGGCATCTCCGAGAGGGCCAGGAGCGCCTGGTAGGAGTCGCCCCACTCGCTGGAGACCTGAAGGAAGCGCCGCGTGAAGGGGTTGGCCGGCAGGGCGGGGGCGGTAGTGAAGTCGGCGCCGCCCTCGGCGACGAGGATCTCCCCCAGGGCCGCGACGTTCCGGCCGCGGCCCCGGACCGGGGTCTCGGTGCCGTCCGGCAGGAACGGCTCCGCGAGCCCCCGGCGTGCGCTGTGGCCGTAGATCCACAGGATCTCCGCCTCGGACGCCGGCCGCATCGACACACCGGACGGCCACTGGGCCTGGATCCGCTGGGCCTGCTCCAGACGCCGCTGCACCTCCGCGTCGGTGACGACGGCTGGCATCAGGCCGAGCTGCAGAGCGACTTCCGCCCGCGCCGCCCGGAACGCGGACAGCACCGCGTCCTTCTGGGACAGCGGAGGAAGCGGGAGCGCGAGCCAGTCGGTGCGTCCGGTCAGCTCCATGGTCTCCAGCTGGTCCAGGACGGCGTGCCCGAGACGCTCGTAGCGGGGCGCGCGCTCGAGGTCGATGTCGTCGACCATGGCGCGGACCACTGCGGTCGGGTCGATCTGCGGGCACAGGCTCATGAGCATCGGCTCGCCCGTGAGCGCCTTGAACAAGCCCTCCAGCGCCTTGAGGCGGCGGCGCTTCACGGCGGCCGGGGCGTGGGAGTAGTTGGTCGCGGCGACGCGCCAGACGGCCCAGACGGTGCCGTGGGTGGTGAAGATCAGGTTCTGCTGGACATGCCGGATCGGCAGGCGCATCGTCAGTTCTCCGGTCAGGTACGGGGTGTGGGGATGCGGCGGGCGAGCAGGGCCTGCGCCCCCGAGGCCACCGGTGCGGCAGGCGCCGTGGGATCGGCAGGCGCTGCAGGTTCTGCGGGCCCGGGCCCTGCCGGCTTCGGACGGGCAGCGGCCGGTGTGCGGGCCGCGCCGCTCGCAGGGGCCGTGGCTTCGGCGGGCGATGGGCCTGCGAGCAGGTGGATACGGGTGTCGCCACGGGTGGGCCGGGCCGGTCGGTAGGCCCGGCCGCGGAGCTGGCCGCGTCGGGGCGCGGCCAGCATCAGGGCGATGCTCAGCAGGGCGGCCGCGGGGTTGCGGCCGTCGATGTGGAGATGGCGGAGCACGAACGCCACCGCGAACGGCAGGACGATCAGGAGCACGACGTCGAGCCAGCCGTGGCCGCCCCATAGCGGGCGGGTCAGGATCAGGGCGGCGACGGTGGAGACGATCCCGGCGAGCTGGGTGAGGGTGTACGGGCCGCCGGGGAGCCGGATCCCCCGGCCGCCGTTGACGTCCCGGATCACCCCGTGGACCAGCGGCGCCCGCCGGGCCTTGGTGTAGCAGCGGCCGATCAGCTCGAAGTCCAGCTCGCCACCGCCGGCGGCCTCGGTCACTGGTCGCTCCGGACGGCGTTGGCGCCGCCCTGGTACTGGACGATGTCCTCGGTCGTCTTGTTCTTGAGGGTGGCCATGTTGGCGGACAGGCCCCAGACGATCGCCGCGAAGATGACGGCCATGATCGTCGGTCCGGGTGCCTTCGTCTTCCAGCCGACAACGATGACGAAGAACCCGCACAGGACCGGGATGGCCACGTTGAAGATCAGGCCCTTGATGTCGTTGCCGAGGCCGGTGCCGGTCTGGATCCAGCCCGCGGCCAGGATGATGGTGGGAGGCATGACGGTGCTCCTTCTATGCGGTGGGGGTAGTCGCCGGGCCCGGGGAGCCGGAGGCGGACGGGGCCGGGGTCGGTGAGGTGACGGCGGGGGCGCCGTCGAGGCTGGCGATCTCCCAGCGGCCGGCGCGGGCCTTGAGGGTCAGGGCGTAGGTGAGCGGAAGCCGCACCCCGTCCTGGCCGGTGGCACGGAGGGTGACGAGCAGGCGCAGGGTGGTGCCGTCGCCGGGAACGGAGACGACCGGTTCGCCGCCGGTCTCGCCCTCGACGGCGAGCTGGTCCACCGCGATGCCCGAGTACGGGGCCGGAGACGGGGCGGCCAGGCGGGTGCCGGGGGCGAGGTAGCGGTCGAGCTCGGCGCCGGCCCGGGTGAGGTAGGCCGTCAGGAAGCTGGTGACCGCCTGGGTGTGCGGGTCGGACGGCAAAGCCGGGCGCATCGCGCCGTAGACCAGCTCCGGTGACTTGGCCCGCTCGGGCCCGGCGACCTCGGCCGGCATCGCCAGCGCCGTGTACGCGGTCGCTCCCCCGGCGCCGGGCGCCGTGGCCACGGGCACTTGGAAGTAGCGCACCGGGTCGGCCTCCGGAGACGGGGAAACGCCTGGCTGGGCGGACGGCGTCGCCGACGGCTGCGCGCCGATGACGCGGGCCGCTACCGTGACCGACCAGACGGCGGTGTCGGTCTGACGGAGCCGGACGACGGTCAGCTGCTCGCCCCGGTGCTGGCCGGAGACTCCTTCGAGCTGGAGGTTGGCAGCTGGCGGGTAGTAGGCGGCGAGCTTGGCCTCGTCTCCGTCGCCTGCGGACAGGTAGGCGGCGACGAAGAGGACCGCGAAGCCGGCCGCACCTTGGCCGCCGCTCGCGGTCGGTGCGGTCGGTGCGGCCTTCGGGGCGGGTGCCGCGGATGTGGTGGGCACCGACAGGTAGGCGAGGGCGCCCAGGAGCGGCCCGAGCGCGATCAGGCCCCAGACGAGCCAGCGCAGCAGCGCGGCCGAGTTGGCCTGGGCGCCGGTCGACCAGCCCCCGACCCAGCCGGCGTCCTTCTCGGCCTCAGGCTCCTGGACAGCCGCCGGCTGCGGCTCCGCCGGTGCGGCCGGCTTCCGTCGGCCGGTGCCCACGGGGCTCATGCCGTACCTCCGGCCGAGCGCAGGTTGTGGCCGGCCAGCTCCGCGATCCGGTTGCGCAGCTCGGCCTCGGGGCGACGGCGCAGCACGGCGAGCGAGGCGAGGACCGGCTCCGCGTCCTCGTCGAGGAAGGCGCGGAGCTTGTCGTAGGTGCCGGTGTCGAAGGGGCAGGCGACGAGGGCGGCGCCGAGGTGGA
This sequence is a window from Streptomyces vietnamensis. Protein-coding genes within it:
- a CDS encoding ATP-binding protein, with product MRLPIRHVQQNLIFTTHGTVWAVWRVAATNYSHAPAAVKRRRLKALEGLFKALTGEPMLMSLCPQIDPTAVVRAMVDDIDLERAPRYERLGHAVLDQLETMELTGRTDWLALPLPPLSQKDAVLSAFRAARAEVALQLGLMPAVVTDAEVQRRLEQAQRIQAQWPSGVSMRPASEAEILWIYGHSARRGLAEPFLPDGTETPVRGRGRNVAALGEILVAEGGADFTTAPALPANPFTRRFLQVSSEWGDSYQALLALSEMPEAFALPGAAYLQQLDDLAYPVDWTARLVVVPGAKAEPKIRKRARHLKAQAAEYEGDPAGPPAAVARNQADNEEYHERITANRREVEIRAMVTLAVWGDSPQDAMDRAAALASDFGSTDYTFSRPAGEQTSLWQAMLPGCRTPRVMVGYAQILLAKDFAMAMPWCGSQLGDERGGLYGLQVASGGARPVLIDPARGPRENASASMAWLGELGAGKSVGMKTAVYNVLARGHQLGRPGSRGRAVIVDRTTDQEWARFAQACPGTTQLIRIDHTAAVSLDPLRLYVKTSPQVAARFTESFLTLLLGVRPMDLEGVALSEAVQAVLARPEPSMRALMDELTARSAGDTAAHGLARKLAAVARKDLARVVFDETLPVVDTQRADSVVFLVNSLALPKKSELASEHRMQRLEFEKVLGRALMYLIAAVSRETAMRSRDEFAVTVFDECWWLTSSDEGLELLLELVRDGRKRNAAAYVGSHDADDIGPADSEKGAIVRGLIPHRFVFRQTSRTLAARSLEFLGVDTADTDLLDLVTGGLSPLGLPEDQRRARAGECLYRDLAGRIGLMRVLIPMDRAIERVIHTTPTSEQAAA
- a CDS encoding conjugal transfer protein, whose amino-acid sequence is MSPVGTGRRKPAAPAEPQPAAVQEPEAEKDAGWVGGWSTGAQANSAALLRWLVWGLIALGPLLGALAYLSVPTTSAAPAPKAAPTAPTASGGQGAAGFAVLFVAAYLSAGDGDEAKLAAYYPPAANLQLEGVSGQHRGEQLTVVRLRQTDTAVWSVTVAARVIGAQPSATPSAQPGVSPSPEADPVRYFQVPVATAPGAGGATAYTALAMPAEVAGPERAKSPELVYGAMRPALPSDPHTQAVTSFLTAYLTRAGAELDRYLAPGTRLAAPSPAPYSGIAVDQLAVEGETGGEPVVSVPGDGTTLRLLVTLRATGQDGVRLPLTYALTLKARAGRWEIASLDGAPAVTSPTPAPSASGSPGPATTPTA